From one Brachypodium distachyon strain Bd21 chromosome 4, Brachypodium_distachyon_v3.0, whole genome shotgun sequence genomic stretch:
- the LOC100824831 gene encoding citrate-binding protein codes for MWVFSTDKSIRRNHPGGARTETKINVVYRSGVWQFTGEVYVPTGTSGASIMQIFGAKPERQATTLMLHVYDGQLTFYHDLRRVLADDIYDRWVRLNVVHDIAARKVTVFVDGTERLQSPGHGSQDAPHYFKFGVYKQSHHQPSHRMESRWRNVQVFTKP; via the exons ATGTGGGTCTTCTCCACGGACAAGTCCATCCGCAGAAACCACCCTGGCGGGGCCCGCACCGAGACCAAGATCAAT GTGGTGTACAGGTCAGGGGTGTGGCAGTTCACCGGCGAGGTGTACGTGCCGACAGGGACATCCGGCGCGTCCATCATGCAGATATTCGGGGCGAAGCCGGAGCGGCAGGCGACGACGCTGATGCTGCACGTGTACGATGGCCAACTAACCTTCTACCACGACCTGCGGAGGGTGCTCGCCGATGACATCTACGACCGGTGGGTCCGGCTCAACGTGGTCCATGACATTGCCGCCCGCAAGGTCACCGTGTTTGTCGATGGCACCGAGAGGCTTCAGTCGCCAGGCCATGGGTCGCAGGACGCCCCGCACTACTTTAAGTTCGGAGTGTACAAGCAGTCGCACCACCAACCGTCGCACCGCATGGAATCTCGGTGGAGGAACGTCCAAGTCTTCACCAAaccatga